A genomic stretch from Lathyrus oleraceus cultivar Zhongwan6 chromosome 2, CAAS_Psat_ZW6_1.0, whole genome shotgun sequence includes:
- the LOC127121251 gene encoding cytochrome P450 CYP736A12-like has translation MKKLQDEIQNEIGHMRMVEEKDLKNLSYLDMVVDEILRLYLVGPLLIPRECRENIIIDGYFIKEKTRVIVNAWAIGRDHDVWSQNAEEFYPERFIKKKMNFHGQEMECISFGSGRRRCPGIHLGLITVKLILAQLVHCFSWKLPHSITPSNLNMEEKFGLTIPRAQHLHAIPSYRLACDDKFE, from the coding sequence ATGAAAAAACTTCAAGATGAGATACAAAATGAGATAGGACATATGAGAATGGTTGAAGAGAAAGATTTGAAGAATTTAAGTTACTTAGATATGGTTGTTGATGAGATATTAAGACTTTATCTGGTTGGACCCTTACTAATCCCTCGTGAATGTAGAGAGAATATAATAATTGATGGTTATTTTATAAAGGAAAAGACACGAGTTATAGTAAATGCATGGGCAATAGGGAGAGATCATGATGTTTGGTCACAAAATGCTGAAGAGTTTTATCCCGAAAGATTTatcaaaaagaaaatgaattttcatGGACAAGAGATGGAGTGTATATCATTTGGTTCTGGTCGGAGACGTTGTCCTGGGATTCATTTGGGTTTGATTACGGTAAAATTGATTTTAGCTCAATTGGTGCACTGTTTTAGTTGGAAACTTCCACATAGTATTACTCCTTCAAATTTGAACATGGAAGAGAAATTTGGACTCACTATACCTAGAGCTCAACACTTGCACGCAATACCGAGTTATCGTCTAGCATGTGATGACAAATTTGAATAG